AGGGATTGGAATATTTTCAATTGTTTGTGTAGATTCCTGATAGACCTTATCTAATAACTTATTGATGGCATAAGGAGATACATTTTTACTTTTATCCTTATCCTCTTTTGAAATTAGATAACGCAATTCTGCGATTCCCTTAAAACCACATTTTTGAATTGTTCTAGATACTGTGGCTGGGGATGAAAATGTTTTATCGGCAATATTTGTAATGGACAGATAAGAAATTTTGTCTTCATTTTGGCTAATAAAATCAACAATATATCGTTCGGTTTCTGATAACTGTTCATATATAGTTTTATCAATTTGAAAAATCATGATAGGACCTCCATAAATAGTGAGTTTAAATATTTATAATAATTGTACCATGTACACGAAAATAATTTCAATTTATGGATGAAAATCGTTTCATAATTAATTTCATGAAGGCTTAAGGATGAAAGTATTTTCGGTCAAAATCTATTTATTTCTTTTTCAAAATTGATTAAAATAACTACATCAGGTAAAACAAATGAGAAATTCAATGGCCATGAATAACTTGATGTGACAACGTGATAAGAAAAGTCAATGAAAAAGAATAAGGAGGAAATATGTATACAACATTAAAGGAAGTACTCAAGGAAGCAGAAGATCTTAATATGGCTATTGGAGCATTTAATACACATAATTTAGAAATGTTACCATCAATTATTAAGGCAGCAGTTAATCAGAGAACACCCGTGATCATTCAGACAAGTTGCGGAACAGCAAATTATATTGGACATAAAAATTTGGTCAGTGTCTGCAAATCTATGGCAGAACAATATGGAATTGATGTAGTTCTTCATCTAGATCATGCAAAAGACTATGATGAGATTAGAAAAGCAATTGATGCCGGATATAGTTCTGTTATGTTTGATGGATCATCCTTGCCACTAAAAGATAACATTCTTGGAACAAAAAGAGTGGTTGAGTATGCAAAGAAAAATGGTGTTAGTGTAGAAGCTGAATTAGGAACTGTTGGTGGAACAGAAGATGGAGTTG
The sequence above is drawn from the Anaerostipes hadrus ATCC 29173 = JCM 17467 genome and encodes:
- a CDS encoding class II fructose-bisphosphate aldolase gives rise to the protein MYTTLKEVLKEAEDLNMAIGAFNTHNLEMLPSIIKAAVNQRTPVIIQTSCGTANYIGHKNLVSVCKSMAEQYGIDVVLHLDHAKDYDEIRKAIDAGYSSVMFDGSSLPLKDNILGTKRVVEYAKKNGVSVEAELGTVGGTEDGVVVDQKDVCYTDPQDAVEFVKQTGIDALAVAIGTNHGQYKSKTNINFERLKEIKEVIDIPLVIHGGTGVKEEDVKKVINLGIRKFNVGTELLVGWNKKAKECYDKNKENISNRENVVPCLNTIDEIVERKINLFKNIK